A window from Natranaerovirga hydrolytica encodes these proteins:
- a CDS encoding heavy metal translocating P-type ATPase has protein sequence MEKTNDQVKTLELKINGMSCASCASNIEKNLKKMEGVTEANINFASDKAQVTIDGQKSSANDVVEKVQQLGYEASLKEAENKIEKATLKVDNMTCSACANRIETALNKKQEVIQANVNFATEKVTVEYDATQIRLYDIKNTIDGLGYKVIEEDAQEDIDEDEVKMNKAKKKMLLSIAFSGTVMTLMMIHMFVIEIPAYLVLASVLAFPNIFVVGSQVHKASFNAIKNKSPNMDVLVSLGSVPPYLIGLLGFFMAVTTFVEMATMIMTFHIIGKYLEIRAKGRASLAIKKLIQMGAKTAKIIVDNEEVEISTKELQVNDIMVIRPGEKIPTDGIVIEGSSLIDESMATGESLPVKRKEGDPVIGATLNKNGLLKVKVSKVGKDTFLSQVIKLVEECQGSKVPIQEFADKVTGYFVPIILIITVLTFISFNVFSDFHYTIVEWGASFLPWVNPDLTPLTLSFITATAVLVIACPCALGLGTPTALMVGSGIGAEKGILIRNGEAVQTFKEVKIIAFDKTGTITKGKPEVTDIITVEGVTEETLLYYAGSIEKASEHPLANAIVESVNKRNIQLDNLKNFEALVGMGVQGQVKDDMIYIGNRKLLKEKNVEYNQYENAIEKLETEAKTAMLVAKDNQLLGIIAVADPIKEDSIKAIRELEKMGIKTAMITGDNERTALAIGKKVGISHVISEVLPDGKVDEVKRLQEKFQTVAMVGDGINDAPALKQANVGIAIGTGTDVAIEAGDVTLVKGELSSIITAINLSTATFRKIKENYFWAWFYNAIAIPVAVLGLLHPLIGAAAMSISSLNVVYNSLRLKKVDIEPSYVKNNE, from the coding sequence ATGGAAAAAACAAATGATCAAGTTAAGACGCTAGAACTTAAGATTAATGGAATGTCTTGTGCCAGTTGCGCTTCAAACATAGAAAAGAATCTAAAAAAAATGGAGGGCGTAACAGAGGCCAATATAAACTTTGCATCAGACAAAGCACAGGTAACCATTGATGGTCAAAAAAGCAGTGCTAATGATGTGGTTGAAAAGGTTCAACAACTAGGTTATGAAGCATCTTTAAAGGAAGCAGAAAATAAAATTGAAAAAGCAACATTGAAAGTAGACAATATGACTTGTTCAGCTTGTGCCAATAGAATAGAAACAGCTTTGAATAAAAAACAAGAAGTGATACAGGCCAATGTTAACTTTGCTACAGAAAAAGTTACAGTAGAGTACGATGCCACTCAAATAAGACTGTATGATATTAAAAATACCATTGATGGGTTAGGGTATAAAGTCATAGAAGAAGATGCTCAAGAGGATATAGATGAAGACGAAGTTAAAATGAATAAAGCCAAAAAGAAAATGTTACTATCCATAGCTTTCTCGGGTACAGTTATGACGCTGATGATGATTCATATGTTTGTCATAGAAATACCGGCCTATTTAGTATTGGCATCTGTGTTGGCTTTTCCAAACATCTTTGTTGTAGGTTCTCAGGTGCATAAAGCCAGTTTTAATGCCATTAAAAACAAAAGTCCTAATATGGATGTACTGGTCAGTCTAGGGTCAGTGCCACCTTACTTAATTGGGCTTTTAGGTTTCTTTATGGCAGTGACAACCTTTGTTGAAATGGCTACAATGATAATGACTTTTCATATCATTGGTAAGTATTTAGAGATTAGAGCAAAAGGAAGAGCTTCCTTAGCAATCAAAAAATTAATTCAAATGGGCGCTAAAACAGCAAAAATTATCGTAGATAACGAAGAAGTTGAAATTTCAACAAAAGAGTTACAAGTGAATGACATTATGGTTATTAGACCAGGAGAAAAAATACCAACCGATGGTATTGTAATAGAAGGAAGCAGTTTGATTGATGAATCAATGGCAACGGGTGAATCCCTTCCGGTGAAAAGAAAAGAAGGAGATCCAGTCATTGGTGCCACTTTAAATAAAAATGGTTTATTAAAAGTTAAAGTCAGCAAAGTAGGAAAAGATACTTTTTTATCACAAGTGATTAAACTTGTAGAAGAGTGTCAAGGCTCAAAAGTACCGATTCAAGAGTTTGCAGACAAAGTAACAGGTTATTTTGTACCAATTATATTAATCATAACAGTATTAACCTTTATTTCTTTTAATGTATTTAGTGATTTTCATTATACCATCGTTGAATGGGGTGCAAGTTTTTTGCCATGGGTTAATCCAGATTTAACGCCGTTAACATTATCATTTATAACAGCTACTGCAGTTTTGGTTATTGCATGCCCTTGTGCATTAGGTTTAGGAACCCCAACAGCATTAATGGTAGGCAGTGGTATTGGTGCAGAAAAGGGTATACTGATTAGAAATGGTGAAGCTGTACAAACCTTTAAAGAAGTGAAAATTATTGCTTTTGATAAAACGGGAACCATTACAAAAGGCAAACCAGAAGTAACAGATATCATAACTGTAGAAGGTGTGACAGAGGAAACCTTACTATATTATGCAGGAAGTATTGAAAAAGCATCAGAACATCCATTAGCCAATGCTATTGTAGAGTCAGTTAACAAGAGAAACATTCAACTGGATAATCTAAAAAACTTTGAAGCGTTAGTAGGTATGGGTGTACAAGGACAAGTAAAAGATGATATGATTTATATCGGTAATCGTAAATTACTAAAAGAAAAGAATGTTGAATACAACCAATATGAAAATGCAATAGAGAAATTAGAAACAGAAGCAAAAACAGCCATGTTAGTTGCAAAAGACAATCAGTTATTAGGAATTATAGCAGTAGCAGATCCTATTAAAGAAGACTCCATTAAAGCCATAAGAGAGTTGGAGAAAATGGGTATAAAAACCGCTATGATAACAGGAGATAACGAAAGAACAGCATTAGCAATCGGAAAAAAAGTAGGTATTAGCCATGTGATTTCTGAAGTATTACCAGATGGTAAAGTAGATGAAGTAAAAAGATTACAAGAAAAGTTCCAGACAGTAGCAATGGTAGGGGATGGTATCAACGATGCACCTGCTTTAAAGCAAGCCAATGTAGGAATTGCAATTGGGACAGGTACAGATGTTGCAATAGAAGCAGGAGATGTAACATTAGTAAAAGGTGAATTAAGTAGTATTATTACGGCCATTAATTTATCAACAGCCACTTTTAGAAAAATAAAAGAAAATTATTTTTGGGCTTGGTTTTATAATGCAATTGCCATACCTGTAGCTGTGTTAGGTCTGTTACACCCATTAATTGGAGCTGCAGCAATGTCAATAAGTTCTTTAAATGTCGTGTACAATTCTTTAAGGTTAAAAAAAGTGGACATAGAGCCAAGTTATGTAAAAAATAATGAATAG
- a CDS encoding putative bifunctional diguanylate cyclase/phosphodiesterase, with protein MKKSKFNLLNKHILRYLLLFTLGVILFFVNQIDSVNEKRITVINFFYMVGLVTFLIRYLVFYIKQIMDIKHKGYSCAAKTNSNEEYINYLSNYDHLTKLPNKNMFVKKLNELIKCNKEGGVILIDIDDFRKINDTFSHEYGDKVLKELSKDLMNHMEHEDVFVSRFAGDEFWLITEQEDLKKCIKNLYTIINKKRIVDNHSINIDCSMGIALFPRDTTDINQLIKYAELAMHQAKKTQKNTYLFYRKNMVEVLERNNKIESILKEAMDNNGFKLLYQPQVSIKNSQVIGLEALIRLKNYNISPEQFILVAEEMHIIHKIGRWVTKEVILQLDQWRKSDEELKPIGINFSVKQMEDKEYISFLKDLLLQYDIDPKYIDIEITENELIKNEEYAIEYLNQLKEVGVTISLDDFGKGYSSLHYLTFLPINKIKLDKSLYQKDASKYNYIIMENIIALAHDLSLEVVAEGVETKSQYNKLQELKCDYVQGFLFSKPIEAKAVKALKRITIV; from the coding sequence ATGAAAAAATCAAAATTTAACCTACTTAATAAACATATATTAAGGTATTTGTTACTGTTTACATTAGGTGTCATTCTTTTTTTTGTTAATCAGATAGACAGTGTAAATGAAAAAAGGATAACAGTAATAAATTTTTTTTATATGGTAGGGCTTGTAACTTTTCTGATAAGGTATTTAGTATTTTATATTAAACAAATAATGGATATAAAACATAAGGGATATAGTTGCGCTGCAAAAACTAATAGTAATGAAGAGTATATAAACTATCTGTCAAATTACGATCATTTAACGAAGTTACCTAATAAAAATATGTTTGTAAAAAAGCTTAATGAGTTAATTAAATGTAACAAAGAAGGCGGCGTCATATTAATTGACATTGATGATTTTAGAAAGATTAATGATACATTTAGCCATGAGTATGGTGATAAAGTATTAAAGGAATTATCCAAAGACTTAATGAACCATATGGAACATGAGGATGTATTTGTTTCAAGATTTGCTGGAGATGAATTTTGGTTAATAACTGAACAAGAAGATTTAAAAAAATGTATAAAAAACTTGTATACAATCATTAACAAAAAGCGAATCGTAGACAATCATTCAATAAATATAGATTGCAGTATGGGAATAGCTCTTTTTCCAAGAGATACAACAGATATCAATCAACTCATAAAATATGCGGAATTGGCAATGCATCAAGCAAAGAAAACACAGAAAAACACGTATTTATTTTATAGAAAAAATATGGTTGAGGTTCTTGAAAGAAACAACAAAATAGAATCCATATTAAAAGAAGCAATGGATAACAATGGGTTCAAACTGCTTTATCAACCACAAGTTTCAATTAAAAATTCACAGGTGATTGGTCTAGAAGCTCTAATAAGGTTGAAAAATTATAATATTTCTCCTGAGCAGTTTATTTTAGTAGCTGAAGAAATGCACATTATTCATAAAATAGGTAGATGGGTGACAAAGGAAGTTATTCTTCAACTAGACCAATGGAGAAAAAGCGATGAAGAATTAAAGCCTATAGGTATTAATTTTTCTGTAAAGCAAATGGAAGATAAGGAATACATATCTTTTTTAAAAGATTTATTATTGCAATATGATATTGACCCTAAATATATAGATATAGAAATTACAGAAAATGAACTCATTAAAAATGAAGAATATGCTATTGAATATTTGAATCAACTTAAAGAGGTAGGGGTTACGATTTCATTAGATGATTTTGGAAAAGGTTATTCCTCTTTGCATTATTTGACTTTCCTACCCATTAATAAAATAAAGCTGGATAAATCATTGTATCAAAAAGATGCAAGCAAATACAACTATATCATAATGGAAAATATCATTGCACTGGCACATGATTTGAGTTTAGAAGTTGTGGCTGAAGGCGTAGAAACAAAATCTCAATACAATAAATTACAAGAATTAAAGTGTGATTATGTACAAGGCTTTTTGTTTAGCAAGCCAATAGAAGCTAAAGCTGTAAAAGCCTTAAAGAGAATAACTATTGTATAA
- a CDS encoding metal-sensing transcriptional repressor, translated as MDNKKTTNLLKTARGQLDGIIKMIEEERYCVDISKQILSVQGLLKKSNLEILNNHMRGCVKDAMQEGNGDEKIEEIMIILDKYIK; from the coding sequence ATGGATAATAAAAAAACGACTAACTTACTAAAAACAGCCAGAGGGCAATTAGACGGCATCATAAAAATGATTGAAGAAGAAAGATATTGTGTAGACATCTCAAAGCAAATTCTTTCGGTACAAGGATTACTTAAGAAAAGTAATTTAGAAATTCTTAACAATCATATGCGAGGGTGTGTAAAAGATGCTATGCAAGAAGGTAATGGCGATGAAAAAATAGAAGAAATAATGATTATATTGGATAAATATATTAAGTGA
- a CDS encoding DUF6514 family protein, producing MYSMYLEGLQEVNITENKALKLEYYITEDKSYDNYHQSLSAYGIKIINQIKEDETLYFEVETIKKISYSKEQIKKAIDILKRNRVTPIGAIEVIDEIITQITE from the coding sequence ATGTATAGTATGTATTTAGAAGGGTTGCAAGAGGTTAATATAACAGAAAACAAGGCATTAAAGCTAGAATATTATATAACAGAAGACAAAAGTTATGACAACTACCATCAATCATTAAGCGCCTATGGTATTAAAATAATTAATCAGATAAAAGAAGATGAAACGTTATACTTTGAAGTTGAAACCATTAAAAAAATATCTTATTCCAAAGAACAAATCAAAAAAGCAATTGATATATTAAAGCGCAATCGTGTAACACCTATAGGTGCCATAGAGGTCATTGATGAAATCATAACCCAAATAACAGAATAA
- a CDS encoding polysaccharide deacetylase family protein, translated as MKKYIIIATIITLMIATILIDVTLFNPLVTQTSKEGKLAIYSVETDEKKVAISFDEGWGLDQTEEILDVLDQYNAKATFFLVGAWVETYPEDVQVIANRGHDLGNHTDTHQRLTQLSEEQIKKEIMDVHNKVKALTGIDMNLLRPPFGDYDKKVVAAADECNYYTVKWNVDSYDWRSDSVDEIVHSVIDSEYLKNGSIILFHNNRKYTKDALERVLEELDTMGYEIVSISELIIKDNYYLDATGRQFKN; from the coding sequence ATGAAAAAATATATTATTATTGCTACAATAATCACCTTAATGATTGCTACCATACTTATTGATGTTACTTTATTCAATCCATTAGTGACTCAGACTTCAAAAGAAGGAAAGCTTGCTATATACAGCGTTGAAACAGATGAAAAAAAAGTAGCTATTTCTTTCGACGAAGGCTGGGGATTAGATCAAACGGAAGAAATCCTAGATGTATTAGATCAATACAATGCAAAAGCAACTTTTTTCTTAGTAGGCGCATGGGTTGAAACATATCCTGAAGATGTTCAAGTAATCGCTAATAGAGGTCATGATTTAGGCAATCATACGGATACACATCAAAGATTAACTCAATTAAGTGAGGAGCAAATCAAAAAAGAAATTATGGATGTACATAATAAAGTAAAAGCTTTGACAGGAATAGATATGAATTTGTTAAGACCGCCTTTTGGAGACTATGATAAAAAGGTAGTAGCTGCAGCAGACGAATGTAACTATTATACAGTGAAATGGAATGTGGATTCATATGATTGGAGAAGTGATAGTGTAGATGAGATTGTACACTCTGTAATTGATAGTGAATACTTGAAAAATGGTTCCATTATATTGTTTCATAATAATAGGAAATACACTAAAGATGCATTAGAGCGTGTACTAGAAGAGTTAGATACAATGGGATATGAGATTGTCTCTATATCGGAACTGATAATAAAAGACAACTATTATTTAGATGCAACAGGACGACAATTTAAAAATTGA
- a CDS encoding alpha/beta hydrolase, producing MKNIIDKISFIVLFLFSILYIIIFFIAKKTICPYSLKIKADNRKYYPLKNLSFSNYMPENFFIKSSGYQLNCLYYDFGFDKTVIICHGWTANMYNYIEYVPLFFKLKFNVMLYDQRYHGDSGGNCITFGYFEKLDLKNVVNYIETTKKIRHIGLFGKSMGAATVIQYLPNSTNISFAIVDCPYSDLYKIFNCVIKSVCPFLPSKFIIFIADVFFRIKGQFKTKHINPLNDIKKINIPMLMIHGANDCFVPTIMSQELYNAKKDKKHLLIISDASHGNASQTGPKLYNRTIEEFLSSYGIIQ from the coding sequence TTGAAAAACATTATTGATAAAATTAGTTTTATAGTGTTATTTTTGTTTTCAATACTTTATATTATTATTTTTTTTATTGCAAAAAAAACAATCTGCCCTTATTCACTTAAAATAAAAGCTGATAATCGAAAATATTATCCTTTAAAAAATTTATCTTTTTCCAATTATATGCCAGAAAATTTTTTTATTAAATCTAGTGGCTATCAGTTAAATTGTTTGTATTATGATTTTGGTTTTGATAAAACAGTTATAATATGTCACGGTTGGACAGCAAATATGTATAATTATATTGAATATGTACCTCTTTTTTTCAAACTAAAATTCAATGTAATGCTTTATGACCAACGCTACCATGGCGATAGCGGCGGTAACTGTATTACTTTCGGCTATTTTGAAAAATTGGACCTCAAAAATGTTGTCAATTATATAGAAACAACAAAAAAAATAAGACATATTGGACTGTTTGGTAAATCTATGGGAGCAGCAACGGTTATTCAGTACTTACCAAATTCAACTAATATCTCTTTTGCTATAGTGGATTGTCCTTATTCCGATTTATATAAAATCTTCAATTGTGTTATTAAAAGTGTGTGCCCCTTTTTACCTTCGAAATTTATTATTTTTATCGCAGATGTTTTTTTCAGAATAAAAGGTCAGTTTAAAACCAAACATATTAATCCCTTAAACGATATAAAAAAAATCAATATTCCTATGCTTATGATTCACGGTGCAAATGATTGCTTTGTTCCGACTATAATGAGTCAAGAACTGTATAATGCAAAAAAAGACAAGAAACACTTATTGATTATTTCTGATGCTAGCCATGGTAATGCTTCTCAAACGGGACCAAAATTATATAACCGTACCATAGAAGAATTTTTATCTTCTTATGGTATTATACAATAG
- a CDS encoding PfkB family carbohydrate kinase produces MILSVTLNPSIYKTSIIEDFQLSQTNEIEDYRIELNDGPIHTVHAIKVLQGEPLLVGFNGGPGGRYLKSYLEKSKIKSDFTWMHQEIKTIHKLIDNKKNIETLLIDKGINIDEKAIRTFFQKLQNHIQEVSIMILSGDMPRGIKKEDIYRIMSIAKEKEKKMVISLETDILKSILEKSPYAIFLDEKNLDELEIDINNEENMLKEIYKLLVHYKIKCIGLYLGDSKIYTISKNKICVVDSSKRAQITVNNDKGIKDAILGCFALGIDRKYEQEKITKQMCGVELASQVAQYDVLCQRKDVDYYTKKTKIKEVMCKANKFTI; encoded by the coding sequence TTGATCTTATCAGTAACACTGAATCCTTCTATATATAAAACAAGTATTATAGAAGATTTTCAACTCAGTCAAACAAATGAAATAGAAGATTATAGAATTGAGTTAAATGATGGTCCAATCCATACGGTACACGCTATAAAAGTATTACAAGGTGAGCCTTTATTGGTGGGGTTTAACGGTGGACCAGGTGGTAGATATCTAAAAAGTTATCTAGAAAAAAGTAAAATAAAATCAGACTTTACATGGATGCATCAAGAAATAAAAACCATTCACAAGTTAATAGACAATAAAAAGAATATAGAAACCCTACTAATAGATAAAGGGATTAATATAGATGAAAAAGCCATACGAACTTTTTTCCAAAAGTTACAAAATCATATACAAGAGGTCTCTATCATGATTTTATCAGGTGATATGCCTAGAGGCATTAAAAAAGAAGATATCTATAGAATAATGAGTATAGCAAAAGAAAAAGAAAAAAAAATGGTTATTTCATTAGAGACGGATATATTAAAATCCATATTAGAAAAGTCACCCTACGCAATATTTTTAGATGAAAAAAATCTTGATGAATTAGAAATAGATATAAACAATGAAGAAAATATGTTAAAAGAAATATATAAATTATTGGTTCACTATAAAATAAAATGTATAGGGCTTTATTTAGGTGACTCTAAAATATATACAATCAGTAAAAACAAAATATGTGTCGTGGATTCTAGTAAACGGGCACAGATAACGGTTAATAATGACAAGGGCATTAAAGATGCTATATTAGGGTGTTTTGCCTTAGGTATAGATCGAAAATATGAACAAGAAAAGATAACAAAACAAATGTGTGGTGTTGAACTAGCCTCTCAAGTGGCGCAATATGATGTGTTGTGTCAAAGGAAAGATGTAGATTATTACACTAAAAAAACTAAGATAAAAGAAGTAATGTGTAAAGCCAATAAATTTACAATATAA
- a CDS encoding sensor domain-containing diguanylate cyclase, with protein MKKKGILVCILVLLILFSNVVFGQEEVDFSTIFHNHGVPRLIIDGETGKINYANKASAQFYGYSIETLENMTIQEINVLEEDEVKEKMQRAAYQEENEYIFEHRLANGEVRTVQVYSYPVIDAEGIILYSVIIDITSEILLEQSLARTNRMAIYLVLSLCIAILFFTSILYINKEKYKKIANLDKLTGAYNRRCLYEFINENTNYIFKSKDSMHLILFDLNDFKKVNDLYGHDEGDRVLKGFVNALKKYSHKEDMTFRIGGDEFVLMLFDKKDQDITQLLTNIEIEFGRVTKISTLSYGVVNIPLTKSSSSIDIETYLKKSDELMYAHKNEIKKKIHDHKK; from the coding sequence ATGAAAAAAAAGGGTATATTGGTATGTATTTTAGTACTACTGATTTTATTTAGCAATGTTGTTTTTGGGCAAGAAGAAGTGGATTTTAGTACCATATTTCATAATCACGGTGTACCTAGATTAATTATTGATGGAGAAACAGGAAAAATAAATTACGCCAATAAAGCTTCTGCCCAATTTTATGGGTATAGCATTGAAACCTTAGAAAATATGACCATTCAAGAAATTAATGTATTGGAAGAAGATGAAGTAAAAGAAAAGATGCAAAGAGCAGCATATCAAGAAGAAAATGAATATATATTTGAACATAGGTTAGCAAATGGAGAAGTCAGGACAGTACAAGTTTATTCTTATCCAGTAATAGATGCAGAAGGTATTATACTCTATTCTGTTATCATTGATATTACTTCTGAAATTCTTTTGGAACAATCTTTAGCAAGAACAAATAGAATGGCCATATACCTTGTGTTATCTCTATGCATTGCTATACTCTTTTTTACAAGCATATTGTATATAAATAAAGAAAAGTATAAAAAAATTGCTAATTTGGATAAATTAACAGGCGCATATAACAGAAGGTGTTTATACGAATTCATCAATGAAAATACAAATTATATATTTAAGTCAAAAGACAGTATGCATTTAATTCTTTTTGATTTAAATGATTTTAAAAAAGTTAATGACTTATATGGACATGATGAAGGCGATAGGGTTTTAAAAGGGTTTGTCAATGCATTAAAAAAATATTCCCACAAAGAGGATATGACATTTAGAATAGGTGGAGACGAATTTGTACTGATGTTATTTGATAAAAAAGATCAGGATATTACTCAACTATTAACAAATATCGAAATTGAATTTGGTAGGGTAACAAAAATTTCAACTCTATCTTATGGAGTAGTCAATATTCCTTTAACGAAAAGCAGTTCTTCTATTGATATTGAAACATATCTTAAAAAATCTGATGAATTAATGTATGCGCATAAAAATGAAATAAAAAAGAAAATTCACGACCATAAGAAGTAG
- a CDS encoding YigZ family protein — MLKRYKTIIKESKGELEEKKSKFIAHVYPIESEGQASEWIESIQKEHNSANHNVYAYVLGQNDEVQRYSDDGEPSGTAGLPILDLLKGESIKNTLIIVTRYFGGTLLGTGGLVRAYTHCAKEGLNQNDIVKKILSQEVDIEVDYTLLGKLQYHLNENIWVHIMDTEYLDNITFRLLIEEEALDAFTKSIRELSSGKLQPILKEKKYIVIQGKTINVFKD, encoded by the coding sequence GTGTTAAAGCGTTACAAAACCATAATAAAAGAATCAAAAGGTGAATTAGAAGAAAAAAAATCCAAATTCATAGCCCATGTTTACCCCATTGAATCAGAGGGACAAGCCAGTGAATGGATTGAAAGCATTCAGAAGGAACATAATAGTGCCAATCATAATGTGTATGCTTACGTACTCGGACAAAATGATGAAGTACAAAGATACAGTGATGATGGTGAGCCTAGCGGGACAGCTGGATTGCCGATTCTAGATTTATTAAAAGGTGAATCAATAAAAAACACATTAATCATTGTGACAAGATATTTTGGAGGCACTTTGTTAGGCACAGGTGGCTTAGTAAGAGCTTACACCCATTGTGCTAAAGAAGGTCTTAATCAAAATGACATTGTAAAAAAAATACTAAGTCAAGAAGTAGACATAGAGGTGGATTATACGTTGCTAGGCAAGCTACAATATCACCTGAATGAAAATATATGGGTACATATAATGGATACAGAGTATCTTGATAATATAACATTTAGATTATTGATTGAAGAAGAAGCATTAGATGCTTTTACAAAAAGCATTAGAGAATTAAGCAGTGGAAAATTACAGCCCATACTAAAAGAAAAAAAGTACATAGTCATTCAAGGAAAAACAATCAATGTTTTTAAAGATTAA
- a CDS encoding helix-turn-helix domain-containing protein, whose product MKYHCDKVGIRIRTLREDNQLSREHLADILDLSDSYIGLIERGNRGITINNLVKIANYFNVSIEYFFEDRSNNSIVTSTRLKNLSNLIDSLDEEDYAFVLHIIKDMVFHIKGSTEK is encoded by the coding sequence ATGAAGTATCATTGTGATAAAGTCGGAATAAGAATTAGAACTTTGCGTGAAGACAATCAACTTTCACGTGAACATTTAGCAGATATATTAGATCTATCTGATTCTTATATCGGACTTATTGAGAGAGGGAATCGTGGCATTACCATTAATAACTTAGTTAAAATAGCCAATTATTTTAATGTTTCTATTGAATACTTTTTTGAAGACCGTTCTAATAATTCTATCGTAACTTCTACTCGTTTAAAGAATTTATCAAATCTTATAGATTCTTTAGATGAAGAGGATTATGCCTTTGTGTTACACATCATTAAAGATATGGTTTTCCATATAAAGGGTTCTACCGAAAAATAG
- a CDS encoding class II fructose-1,6-bisphosphate aldolase has translation MLVSGKEILDAAHQSGYAVGAFNTINLETSQAIIEAAEEEQAPVIIQTSQNAIKYAGIEEIYSIVKGLADKASVPICLHLDHGTDLDVVMQCLRTGWTSVMYDGSKYELQENIDITKRVVETAHPMGVAVEAELGKIGGVEDHIVVSDKDATMTDPNEAIEFVKATNVDYLAIAIGTAHGMYKGKPELDFDRLNTIKKSLNMPIVLHGASGISEEDIKKAVSLGVNKINIDTELRLAFQKTMHKLIQDNPDVYDPRKMLKPTTLAIKEVVKGKIKMFGSCGKA, from the coding sequence GTGTTAGTATCAGGAAAAGAAATATTAGATGCAGCTCATCAATCAGGTTATGCAGTAGGTGCATTTAACACAATTAACTTAGAAACGTCTCAAGCGATTATAGAGGCAGCTGAAGAAGAACAAGCTCCAGTTATTATACAAACTAGCCAAAATGCTATCAAATATGCAGGTATAGAAGAAATATATAGTATTGTAAAGGGTCTTGCAGACAAAGCGTCTGTTCCAATATGTTTACATTTAGATCATGGAACAGATTTGGATGTGGTTATGCAATGTTTAAGAACAGGGTGGACTTCGGTAATGTATGACGGGTCCAAATACGAATTACAAGAGAATATTGATATTACCAAAAGAGTTGTAGAAACAGCACATCCAATGGGAGTAGCTGTAGAAGCAGAACTTGGAAAAATAGGTGGCGTTGAAGACCACATAGTAGTAAGTGATAAAGATGCAACTATGACAGATCCTAATGAAGCAATTGAATTTGTAAAAGCAACCAATGTAGATTATTTAGCAATTGCTATTGGCACAGCCCATGGAATGTATAAAGGCAAACCGGAATTAGATTTTGACAGGTTAAATACAATTAAAAAATCATTAAATATGCCAATCGTTCTACATGGTGCTTCAGGTATATCTGAAGAAGATATTAAAAAAGCAGTGTCATTAGGGGTAAATAAAATAAATATAGATACAGAATTAAGATTAGCTTTTCAAAAAACCATGCACAAACTGATTCAAGATAATCCAGATGTTTATGATCCAAGAAA